TAAACGATGTTTTACTTTTTGTGCGTTTAGAAAGGAACCAAACTTCCGATCTTTTAACTAGTCTATAAGATATGATCCTTAGAAAGAAGAAAATAGGCGTTGCCCTAGGCAGTGGATCTTTTAAAGGATTATGTCATCTGGGCTTCATAAAAGCCTTGGAAGAAAGGGGAATTATACCAGATGTTATTGCAGGAAGTAGTATAGGAGCCTTAATTGGAGCATTATGGGCCTCAGGACTTAGATCTTCAGAGATAATAGAAGTATTCAAAAAAATAAACTCCAGAAACTTTTTAAAGTACATCTCCTTCTCACTCTCCAGAAAAGGTTTTGTTGAAACTAAAGTTGAGGATTTTCTGAAAGAGTGTATAGGTAGAGTTAGATTCAGTGAACTCAAAACAAAGCTTATTGTTACAGCTACCGACATAACAAATGCAAAAAGACTAGCAATAAGTGAAGGTAATGTTGAAGAAGCTGTCAGGAAAAGCATCTCTGTTCCCGGAGTAATAAAACCCATTCTTGAAAACGGAAGTGTAATCATTGATGGTGGGGTTCTTGCTCCTCTACCTATAAAGGAGCTAGTTGAAGAGGGATGTAGCGAAATTTTCGCTTCGTCATTAGTTCCCAAAAATTTTGCACATATCCTACCTACTGTATTTGAAAGGTTCAGTAAAACCGCTAGAGAAAAAATAGAAGAGATATTTAAGATAGAACTACCCGAACCATCCCTAACTGTTTATAGCATTGTCAAGAGATCTTTGGTAGTAATGAACATATTTTTGGAAGAATACGAAATCGCACTGTATAAGCCTAAACTAGTCGTAAGATATGATATTGAAGATCTTGATATATCAGCACTTGACAGAATTCAATACTATATAGACCTATCCTACAAAGAAACTTTGAAATCCAAGCTTTAATATTCCAACCAAGTCTCTTCTAAAGACTAGAATTCTATAAAAAAGCCGAATTTTGTCTCTACTCTAAAGTATCAGCACTTAGCCAGTAAAGCCTAAAATCCACAATTGAGCGTTCTTTCACAGTCTCTGTCGGAATAGGCAAATACTCCCTTTGATCACACAAGAGGCTTAGGATGAAGTGAAATTCTGTGATTGACAAACGTTGTCTAAAAACAAAGAGCGTAAGTAAACAAAAAGTTTGAATCTTATCCACTCACCCAATGGAAATTGGAATTTATCGGAAAGGTGAAGTTTCTGATTTGTAGTAAGTCTATATAAGATTATGAAATTATGATCTTATTTCGCAAGGACGTTTTGGAGCGATTTTCACTTTAAATTTTCTTTCTTACGAGCTCACGTATTTGTTATACTTAGAAAAGCGTGAGAGTTGTTCTTGCTTGCCAGTGTTTTGTAGGTTGTTGTAGAACAGGAGTTTATGGGGCTGGTATATGTCTGTAATCAACATTGAGAGACTCAATAAAAATTATCCTAATGTTCAAGCTTTGAAGGAAGTTAGCATAAGTATAAGAAAAGGAGAATGTGTTGGTTTTCTGGGACCTAACGGGGCAGGCAAGACTACTCTTGTTAAGGCTATTGTGGGGTTAATTAAAGTAGATAGCGGAGAAATAACAGTTATGAACATGTCCATACGGACTAAGTTAAGAGAGGCGAAAAAATATATAGGTGTAGTTCCTCAAGAAAATAACCTTGATAACGATATTTCAGTCTTTGAGAACCTAGTGCTATATGGAGAATTGTTTGGGATACCAAGAAGAGTTCTTAAGAGGAGAGCTATGGAACTGCTTAAAGAGTTCGGAATAATGGATAAAGCAAATGACAGGGTTGAGCACCTTTCTGGTGGGATGAAGAGAAAACTTATGATAGCAAGGGCTTTGATGAACAACCCAGAGATAGTCATATTGGACGAACCTACCGTTGGTTTAGATCCCGAGGTAAGGAAAAACATTTGGGATAAGATAGTTTCTCTTAAGGAAGAAAATAGGACAATTATTTTAACAACACACTATCTTGAAGAAGCGCAAGCATTGTGTGATAGAGTCTTTATTATGAACAAAGGAGAGATAATAGAGAGTGGTCCCCCTGAAGCACTCATAAAGAGATATTTGCCAAAATACGCAGTTGAAGTATATCCGAAGATTGAAATTAACAACAGATTTGAGAATAAGAACATAAGGAAGATAGATTTTGAGAATCATTTGATAATTCTTACAGATGATCCTTCAGAAATCAAGTTATTACTCGTTGACAAAGATATAAGAAAATTCAATGTAAGAAATTCAAATCTTGAGGATTTATTCTTTATATTAACAGGGAAAGGTTTTGAATACGAGGCTGATTGAATCCATAATACTGATTAGGGAGCATATGGGATGGTTAGTGATTCTGAAAAGAAATTTTATTGCTTGGAAGAAAGGCTGGTATGGTGTGATATTCAGTTCCATTGAAATTCTTATATTCATACTTGGATTTGGTGTTGGACTTAATCAGATAGTTGGTGAGGTTAACGGCATGAGATACGTTGAGTTTATTTTGCCAAGCATAGTCATTATACCTTCTATGAATAATGGCTTTTTTGAAACGACTTATAACTCCTTTTCAAAGATGTTCTATGGAAAGATGTTCTATGCTTATTTGTATACCCCTGCAAGCGTTCTTGATATCTACGTAGGTGAGTTACTTTGGGGAATTACAAGAGGGCTTATGTCTTCGGCGATAAGTTTGCTGGTTTTAAGCATTTCGGGACTTGTAGATCTATCTTTCGGCAAAGTGTTAACATTACTTGTTCTTTCCACGTATGTAGGTTTATGCCTGAGCGCCCTTGGACTACTTTTGACAGCTGTGGCACCCAACATCAACTTTTTTGATTATTTTTTCTATGTCTACATAAGTCCGATTACTCTTCTCTCAGGGAC
This sequence is a window from Brevinematia bacterium. Protein-coding genes within it:
- a CDS encoding patatin-like phospholipase family protein, with translation MILRKKKIGVALGSGSFKGLCHLGFIKALEERGIIPDVIAGSSIGALIGALWASGLRSSEIIEVFKKINSRNFLKYISFSLSRKGFVETKVEDFLKECIGRVRFSELKTKLIVTATDITNAKRLAISEGNVEEAVRKSISVPGVIKPILENGSVIIDGGVLAPLPIKELVEEGCSEIFASSLVPKNFAHILPTVFERFSKTAREKIEEIFKIELPEPSLTVYSIVKRSLVVMNIFLEEYEIALYKPKLVVRYDIEDLDISALDRIQYYIDLSYKETLKSKL
- a CDS encoding ABC transporter ATP-binding protein, producing the protein MSVINIERLNKNYPNVQALKEVSISIRKGECVGFLGPNGAGKTTLVKAIVGLIKVDSGEITVMNMSIRTKLREAKKYIGVVPQENNLDNDISVFENLVLYGELFGIPRRVLKRRAMELLKEFGIMDKANDRVEHLSGGMKRKLMIARALMNNPEIVILDEPTVGLDPEVRKNIWDKIVSLKEENRTIILTTHYLEEAQALCDRVFIMNKGEIIESGPPEALIKRYLPKYAVEVYPKIEINNRFENKNIRKIDFENHLIILTDDPSEIKLLLVDKDIRKFNVRNSNLEDLFFILTGKGFEYEAD
- a CDS encoding ABC transporter permease; translation: MGWLVILKRNFIAWKKGWYGVIFSSIEILIFILGFGVGLNQIVGEVNGMRYVEFILPSIVIIPSMNNGFFETTYNSFSKMFYGKMFYAYLYTPASVLDIYVGELLWGITRGLMSSAISLLVLSISGLVDLSFGKVLTLLVLSTYVGLCLSALGLLLTAVAPNINFFDYFFYVYISPITLLSGTFFPLDVFPSVFENIVFLVSPLYHGLNLFRSESINVVNIVYLLTFSVVVIALGVKMLNKRLIE